The following are encoded together in the Streptomyces tsukubensis genome:
- a CDS encoding cytochrome P450 produces MTEGVPEPPPITRRETPVAGEAPRTDFDHHSAEYGRDPWAANIAMNTHCPVAYSSHHGGFYIVTGFDEVTDVARRPEVFSSAHEVPNTPGRPQGTVVPASSFRGLPLEIDPPEYLQWRRAMNEFFSPAAAKRLRPRIAQYARWCVDQHIESGEIDLVLDLSNPVPALITLDLVGLPLDDWRLYADVVHALAYTHPGTDEFDRVEAGFAQLIQTVRELIPKRRADPGEDLISFLTQLEIDGTKIPDEDIVAVCNAVIPGGVDTTTALLSNTFEFLDRSSGDRQRLIDAPETIPGTCDEFLRYFTPVVGAGRTAMRDDSVGGCPVKQGERVLVSWAAANLDAKVFPRPDTIDLDRDARRQAAFGIGAHRCIGRHIARMDFEVMVEEVLSRLPDYRLVEGAAQRYPTVGQVNGFVRMPARFTPGPRRGPAVSSAAELRALPV; encoded by the coding sequence ATGACCGAAGGTGTCCCCGAGCCCCCGCCCATCACCCGAAGGGAGACCCCTGTGGCCGGTGAAGCGCCGCGAACCGACTTCGACCACCATTCCGCTGAGTACGGTCGTGACCCGTGGGCCGCGAACATCGCGATGAACACCCACTGCCCGGTGGCCTACAGCAGCCACCACGGCGGTTTCTACATCGTCACGGGCTTCGACGAGGTGACCGACGTGGCCCGGCGCCCCGAGGTGTTCTCCTCGGCGCACGAGGTGCCCAACACGCCGGGGCGCCCGCAGGGCACCGTGGTTCCGGCCTCGTCCTTCCGGGGGCTGCCGCTGGAGATCGACCCGCCGGAGTATCTGCAGTGGCGCCGCGCCATGAACGAGTTCTTCTCACCGGCGGCCGCCAAACGGCTGCGGCCGCGTATCGCCCAGTACGCGCGCTGGTGTGTGGACCAGCACATCGAGAGCGGCGAGATCGACCTCGTACTCGACCTGTCCAATCCCGTACCCGCACTGATCACCCTGGACCTCGTGGGCCTGCCGCTCGACGACTGGCGCCTTTACGCCGACGTGGTGCACGCGTTGGCCTACACGCACCCGGGGACCGACGAATTCGACCGGGTCGAGGCGGGGTTCGCCCAACTGATCCAGACAGTGCGGGAGTTGATACCCAAGCGGCGGGCGGACCCGGGCGAGGACCTGATCAGTTTCCTCACCCAGCTCGAAATCGACGGGACGAAGATCCCCGACGAGGACATCGTCGCCGTCTGCAACGCCGTCATCCCCGGCGGTGTCGACACCACCACGGCGCTGCTCTCCAACACCTTCGAGTTCCTCGACCGCAGCAGCGGGGACCGACAGCGTCTGATCGACGCCCCGGAGACGATCCCCGGCACCTGCGACGAGTTTCTTCGCTACTTCACACCGGTGGTCGGCGCGGGACGCACCGCCATGCGGGACGACAGCGTCGGCGGCTGCCCCGTCAAGCAGGGGGAGCGTGTCCTGGTCTCCTGGGCGGCCGCCAATCTCGACGCGAAGGTCTTCCCCCGTCCCGACACCATCGACCTGGACCGCGACGCACGGCGCCAGGCGGCCTTCGGGATCGGCGCGCACCGGTGCATCGGCCGGCACATCGCCCGGATGGACTTCGAGGTCATGGTCGAGGAGGTGCTCTCCCGCCTGCCCGACTACCGGCTCGTCGAGGGCGCCGCACAGCGGTATCCGACGGTGGGCCAGGTCAACGGCTTCGTGCGGATGCCCGCCCGCTTCACCCCAGGACCACGCCGGGGCCCCGCCGTGTCCAGCGCGGCAGAGCTGCGCGCCCTGCCGGTCTGA
- a CDS encoding methyltransferase domain-containing protein, which yields MSLGQAPAPNDVAGFYDGIGQVLNTVWGPNLHYGYWENDADDTSIEEATHRLTDLMISGLAPRAGGRVLDIGCGIGNPALRLVGARDVNVVGITVSHVQVAQAEERAAQAGLSDRATFQFADAMDMPFPDASFDGAWALESMLHMPDRGKVLAEAARVIRPGGRLAIADIIERGPVSPEGRVVLDHICETYKVRSLGTMDEYRETLSANGFVDVEIRDISDNVSRTGAILADVVETVRDKLVAQAVRAVTSLIDFMRRAAATPENGYLFLTAVRA from the coding sequence ATGTCTCTCGGCCAGGCTCCCGCACCCAATGACGTCGCCGGCTTCTACGACGGGATCGGTCAGGTCCTCAACACCGTGTGGGGCCCCAACCTCCACTACGGCTACTGGGAGAACGACGCGGACGACACTTCCATCGAGGAGGCCACCCACCGCCTCACCGACCTGATGATCTCGGGTCTCGCGCCCCGGGCCGGAGGGCGGGTCCTGGACATCGGCTGTGGCATCGGCAACCCCGCGCTGCGGCTCGTCGGCGCCCGCGACGTGAACGTGGTGGGGATCACCGTCAGCCATGTCCAGGTGGCGCAGGCCGAGGAGCGCGCGGCCCAGGCGGGGCTCTCCGACCGGGCGACCTTCCAGTTCGCGGACGCCATGGACATGCCCTTCCCCGACGCCTCGTTCGACGGGGCCTGGGCACTGGAGTCGATGCTGCACATGCCGGATCGCGGCAAGGTGCTCGCTGAGGCAGCCCGGGTCATTCGCCCCGGCGGCCGCCTCGCCATCGCCGACATCATCGAACGCGGACCGGTCAGCCCCGAGGGCCGTGTGGTCCTTGACCACATCTGCGAGACCTACAAGGTGCGTTCCCTCGGCACCATGGACGAATACCGCGAGACGCTCTCCGCCAACGGCTTCGTCGACGTGGAGATCCGCGACATCAGCGACAACGTCTCCCGTACCGGCGCCATCCTCGCCGATGTAGTGGAGACCGTCCGCGACAAGCTCGTCGCGCAGGCCGTGAGAGCAGTCACCTCGCTCATCGACTTCATGCGCCGCGCGGCGGCCACTCCGGAGAACGGCTACCTCTTCCTGACCGCGGTCCGCGCATGA
- a CDS encoding ferredoxin, giving the protein MEVRLDTEKCQGHLRCMDIAPDIFDCDDLGYGVVVLSGPVPAEAVERVSRCVSNCPESALTLR; this is encoded by the coding sequence ATGGAAGTCCGGCTTGACACCGAGAAATGCCAAGGCCATCTGCGCTGCATGGACATCGCTCCCGACATCTTCGACTGCGACGACCTCGGCTACGGCGTCGTCGTCCTCAGCGGTCCGGTCCCCGCGGAGGCCGTTGAACGGGTGTCGCGTTGCGTCTCCAACTGCCCTGAGAGCGCGCTCACCCTGCGGTGA
- a CDS encoding cytochrome P450, producing the protein MSQNQEDDTEFDIFSPPSGENPFAVYDGMRGRCPVARSERLGGYWIATRHQVVEDVAKNPDLFSSSSISVPKDAFGDELAERPPITLDPPRHGPFRKLLLPAFGPRQIRRMEPLVREHARELLAEIEPRGHCDAAAEYAKKIPLRFMARMMGCPPEQQEAFGERMRAILDSNDMDEIQNAMSETQEFLQELIEDRTKNPQDDLVGLILSTEIDGIKLNAEELLGALVLIITAGIDTTWSAIGSSLWHLARTPEDRARLSASPELIPSAVEEFLRSYSPVQIARVVTRDTDFHGARLNKGDSILMGIPSANRDAVEFPDSDRVVIDRATNRHLAFGVGIHRCIGSTVARLEMRVALEEWLRAIPDFSLAGDDPVTWSTGHVWGPRRLDVEFGGRHGSPA; encoded by the coding sequence GTGTCTCAAAATCAGGAAGACGACACCGAATTCGACATATTTTCCCCGCCTTCCGGGGAGAACCCCTTCGCCGTGTACGACGGCATGCGCGGGCGGTGCCCCGTGGCCCGCAGCGAGCGGCTCGGCGGCTACTGGATCGCCACTCGGCACCAGGTCGTCGAGGATGTCGCCAAGAACCCCGATCTGTTCTCCTCGTCCTCCATCAGCGTGCCCAAGGACGCCTTCGGTGACGAGTTGGCCGAGCGGCCACCGATCACCTTGGACCCGCCTCGGCACGGGCCTTTCCGTAAGCTGTTGCTGCCCGCCTTCGGCCCTCGGCAGATCCGTCGTATGGAGCCGTTGGTCCGCGAGCACGCCCGGGAACTGCTGGCGGAGATCGAGCCGCGGGGCCACTGCGATGCAGCGGCGGAGTATGCGAAGAAGATCCCGCTGCGGTTCATGGCTCGGATGATGGGATGCCCGCCGGAGCAGCAAGAGGCCTTCGGTGAACGCATGCGCGCCATTCTGGACTCCAACGACATGGACGAGATCCAGAACGCCATGTCGGAGACCCAGGAATTTCTCCAGGAGTTGATCGAAGATCGAACGAAGAATCCGCAGGACGACCTGGTCGGGCTGATACTCTCGACCGAGATCGACGGAATCAAGTTGAATGCCGAAGAGTTGCTCGGTGCGCTTGTTCTGATCATTACTGCGGGTATCGACACCACGTGGAGTGCTATTGGCAGCAGCCTGTGGCATTTGGCTCGCACTCCTGAAGACCGGGCCCGTCTCTCCGCCTCACCCGAATTGATCCCGTCCGCCGTGGAAGAGTTTCTCAGATCCTATTCTCCGGTTCAGATAGCCCGGGTCGTCACGCGCGACACCGACTTTCACGGGGCCCGGCTGAACAAGGGCGATTCCATCCTCATGGGGATTCCGTCCGCCAACCGCGATGCCGTAGAGTTCCCTGATTCTGACCGGGTGGTGATCGACCGCGCGACGAACCGGCATCTCGCCTTCGGCGTCGGTATTCACCGCTGCATCGGCTCCACTGTCGCGCGTCTTGAGATGCGCGTGGCCCTCGAAGAGTGGCTGCGGGCCATTCCGGACTTCTCCTTGGCCGGAGACGATCCGGTGACCTGGTCCACCGGTCATGTCTGGGGACCACGCCGGCTCGACGTCGAATTCGGAGGCAGGCATGGAAGTCCGGCTTGA
- a CDS encoding nuclear transport factor 2 family protein, which yields MTEITPELVAAAYEAVSSGDREKTAQYWSEDLRFLAPGSHHHAGWRVGIDDFLAYVQGMLEASGGSWSMEPVTLLINNDDGYSIDVNKIHAVRKGAPKDSKSPYDVLDISGVQMLNWRDGRVVEGFGGIFGAGASNYDQWWSPISGDGERRYL from the coding sequence ATGACTGAGATCACCCCCGAGTTGGTCGCCGCGGCTTACGAGGCAGTGAGTTCCGGGGATCGCGAGAAGACCGCCCAGTACTGGTCGGAGGATCTGCGTTTCCTGGCTCCCGGCAGCCATCACCACGCCGGCTGGAGGGTCGGAATCGACGATTTCCTGGCATACGTGCAGGGAATGCTGGAGGCTTCCGGGGGCTCCTGGAGCATGGAGCCCGTCACGCTCCTCATCAATAACGACGACGGCTACTCGATCGACGTCAACAAAATCCACGCAGTCCGAAAAGGAGCACCGAAGGACAGCAAGTCCCCGTACGACGTCCTGGACATCTCAGGAGTGCAGATGCTAAATTGGCGTGACGGTAGGGTCGTTGAGGGATTCGGCGGAATATTCGGCGCCGGGGCGAGCAATTACGACCAGTGGTGGTCACCGATCAGCGGTGACGGGGAACGTCGCTACCTCTGA
- a CDS encoding SDR family NAD(P)-dependent oxidoreductase: MHRTRPPPRHPPHTILYGPNPHLIHQTIYTQPALFAFQTALYHLLQHWNIHPHTLAGHSIGEITAAHTAGILTLTDAATLITTRGRLMQNLPTNGTMAAINTTQDAIRPLLEEHHNTIGIAAINGPESLVLSGEKNTLRTITDTLKNQGIRVKHLNVSHAFHSPLMDPILNELHTTATQLTYHPPTIPIISTVTGQPITPHTMTDPHYWTTHARHTVQLHQATQHLTHHTTLEIGPAGTLTPHLPTPAHPTHRTNQPEPHTLTTTLAHLHTHGHTPNWTTYYNHPTNHHTPLPTYPFQHHTYWLNQPDTPRESSPAELGLETAHHPLLSTVVTDPESGGAIFTGRISLASHPWLADHVVGETVLFPGTAFVELALHTGEVCGYDVLDDLTLEAPLPIPEQGMVDIRVTVAPADAEGRCGVYVHARRSDGWARHASATLVKDGAGTASLRHGSQPSDSMDTWPPTDAVPVEMDGVYDALGDRGLHYGTAFQGLRAVWRSEREVFAEVSLPEAAGDVADQYVVHPALLDSVLHAVGLGDFVDASTEGPSLPFAWRRVRIDVAGADTLRVRLSAVGKDTVALRLFDEGGAPMGGVEELTLRSLPVGGAADSDDGPRPSFLRVDWQRVPGHLGTVAPGWWALLDVSERRPHRTPESLRGSGVHVDAYREFSELATVVADTGSAPDTVMMRLQAPPGATTVPEAASDLALDTLGLLQDWLRDDRFRDSHLVVITCAAVATDGASEIDPVMAAVWGMVRAAQSEHPGRVSIVDLEADTADVPWRSLSEVLTSGEPQAAVRAGSVRVPRLVSHPAHPAAEPSGLDPRGTVLVTGAAGALGSAVARHLVSAHGVSHLLLAGRRGERAPEMVALREELEHLAGAEARITVASCDLAERSDVVRLLGSLPPDQRLTAVVHTAGVLDDGVLDLLSPERVTRVLRPKVDASWHLHELTRDLDLSAFVLFSSAAGVLGSAGQANYAAGNTFLDALAAHRRVSGLPGVSLAWGPWDTESGMAGELGAEDRNRLERGGLLPLSVEEGLALFDAALAEELERRAEPLLVSARVDTDALRALSSRAPLPSLWHALVRPRVRPRRSSAANGSSESDLRTRWSSLGSDDREKALLDLVRGEVASVLGHVSLEAVGGDRAFTELGFDSLTAVELRNRLERATGLKLSATVVFDQPTPPALTSFLHSALDRLHAAHEEEDASGSPATDDGFASKDSTVGGLDTLGEMFRQACSADRIEEGMELVRLASHFRTTFEALAQLEQRPHPVPLARGTRDPLLICFPAVVAMSGAHQYARFAAALRDSRDTVVLPQPGFLDGELLPGSIEALVDMQARAALEYADGAPFAVLGYSSGGWIAHAVADRLEKMGHPARAAVMVDTYLAHEMTPRLQKAFTQGLFARREQFVSMDHVSLTAMAGYFEVFGAWEPRPLSTPTLFVRAANALPDSDGSPLADADWGPTWSPVDASLKTPGDHFTVMEEHADSTARAVDEWFIGLDAPGSGTGA; this comes from the coding sequence CTGCACCGCACTCGACCCCCACCTCGACACCCCCCCCACACCATCCTCTACGGACCCAACCCCCACCTCATCCACCAAACCATCTACACCCAACCCGCCCTCTTCGCCTTCCAAACCGCCCTCTACCACCTCCTCCAACACTGGAACATCCACCCCCACACCCTCGCCGGACACTCCATCGGCGAAATCACCGCCGCCCACACCGCCGGCATCCTCACCCTCACCGACGCCGCCACCCTCATCACCACCCGCGGCCGCCTCATGCAAAACCTCCCCACCAACGGCACCATGGCCGCCATCAACACCACCCAAGACGCCATACGCCCCCTCCTCGAAGAACACCACAACACCATCGGCATCGCCGCCATCAACGGACCCGAATCCCTCGTCCTCTCCGGAGAAAAGAACACACTACGAACCATCACCGACACCCTCAAAAACCAAGGCATCCGCGTCAAACACCTCAACGTCTCCCACGCCTTCCACTCCCCCCTCATGGACCCCATCCTCAACGAACTCCACACCACAGCAACCCAACTCACCTACCACCCACCCACCATCCCCATCATCTCCACCGTCACCGGCCAACCCATCACCCCCCACACCATGACCGACCCCCACTACTGGACCACCCACGCCCGCCACACCGTCCAACTCCACCAAGCCACCCAACACCTCACCCACCACACCACCCTCGAAATCGGACCCGCAGGCACCCTCACCCCCCACCTCCCCACACCCGCACACCCCACCCACCGCACCAACCAACCCGAACCCCACACCCTCACCACCACCCTCGCCCACCTCCACACCCACGGACACACCCCCAACTGGACCACCTACTACAACCACCCCACAAACCACCACACCCCCCTCCCCACATACCCCTTCCAACACCACACCTACTGGCTCAACCAGCCCGACACACCGCGTGAAAGCTCACCGGCGGAGCTGGGGTTGGAGACCGCGCACCATCCTCTGCTCTCCACGGTCGTCACGGACCCTGAATCGGGCGGGGCGATCTTCACGGGCCGGATCTCTCTCGCCAGTCATCCGTGGCTCGCCGATCACGTGGTGGGCGAGACGGTCCTGTTCCCCGGAACGGCCTTCGTGGAACTCGCCCTCCACACCGGGGAGGTGTGCGGCTACGACGTCCTCGACGATCTCACGCTGGAGGCACCGCTCCCGATCCCCGAGCAGGGGATGGTCGACATCCGCGTCACCGTCGCACCCGCCGACGCGGAAGGAAGGTGCGGCGTCTACGTGCACGCGCGTCGGTCCGACGGTTGGGCACGTCACGCGAGCGCGACCTTGGTCAAGGACGGGGCGGGCACAGCCTCCCTCAGGCACGGCTCTCAGCCGTCGGACAGCATGGATACGTGGCCGCCCACGGATGCCGTGCCGGTCGAGATGGACGGTGTCTACGACGCGTTGGGCGACAGGGGGCTGCACTACGGTACGGCCTTTCAGGGGCTTCGCGCGGTCTGGCGGTCCGAGCGCGAAGTGTTCGCGGAGGTTTCCCTCCCGGAAGCGGCCGGTGACGTCGCGGATCAGTACGTCGTCCATCCGGCGCTGTTGGATTCCGTACTGCACGCCGTGGGGCTCGGGGACTTCGTCGACGCGAGCACGGAGGGGCCGAGTCTGCCGTTCGCCTGGCGTCGTGTGCGGATCGACGTGGCGGGAGCGGACACTCTGCGTGTCCGACTGTCGGCCGTCGGCAAGGACACGGTGGCGTTGCGGCTGTTCGACGAGGGCGGGGCGCCGATGGGCGGCGTTGAGGAGCTGACGCTCAGGTCTCTCCCCGTCGGCGGCGCGGCGGACTCCGACGACGGGCCCCGGCCGTCCTTCCTACGTGTCGACTGGCAGCGGGTGCCGGGGCACCTCGGCACGGTGGCGCCCGGCTGGTGGGCGTTGTTGGACGTTTCCGAACGGCGGCCGCACCGGACTCCCGAGTCGCTCCGTGGCAGCGGCGTTCATGTGGACGCCTACCGCGAGTTCTCGGAGCTCGCGACCGTGGTAGCCGACACGGGCTCGGCGCCGGACACCGTCATGATGCGGCTGCAAGCGCCACCGGGCGCCACCACCGTGCCCGAAGCGGCATCGGACCTCGCCCTGGACACTCTTGGTCTGTTGCAGGACTGGCTGCGTGATGACCGTTTCCGCGACTCGCACCTGGTGGTGATCACCTGTGCCGCCGTGGCGACGGACGGGGCGTCCGAGATCGACCCCGTGATGGCCGCCGTCTGGGGCATGGTGCGTGCCGCTCAATCGGAGCATCCGGGGCGGGTGAGCATCGTCGACCTCGAAGCCGACACCGCTGACGTGCCGTGGCGCTCGCTCAGCGAGGTGCTCACGTCGGGTGAGCCGCAAGCCGCTGTACGCGCCGGATCCGTCCGTGTCCCGAGGCTGGTGTCCCACCCTGCCCACCCGGCGGCCGAGCCGTCCGGGCTCGACCCGCGAGGGACCGTGCTCGTGACCGGCGCCGCTGGGGCGCTCGGCAGCGCGGTGGCACGTCATCTGGTCTCCGCCCACGGGGTCAGCCACTTGCTCCTCGCCGGCCGCCGTGGCGAGCGGGCCCCCGAAATGGTGGCCCTGCGGGAGGAACTGGAACACCTGGCCGGTGCTGAGGCGCGTATCACGGTCGCTTCCTGTGATCTGGCCGAGCGCTCCGACGTGGTGAGGCTCCTCGGTTCCCTACCCCCGGACCAGCGGCTGACAGCCGTGGTGCACACCGCCGGTGTACTCGACGACGGTGTCCTGGACCTGCTGTCTCCCGAGCGGGTCACCCGGGTGCTGCGCCCCAAGGTGGACGCCTCATGGCATCTGCACGAGTTGACGCGCGATCTCGACCTCTCCGCCTTCGTTCTCTTCTCGTCGGCGGCCGGCGTACTCGGCTCCGCGGGTCAGGCCAACTACGCGGCGGGCAATACCTTCTTGGACGCGCTGGCCGCGCACCGCAGGGTTTCCGGTCTCCCAGGGGTGTCCTTGGCCTGGGGCCCTTGGGACACCGAGAGCGGTATGGCGGGGGAACTCGGCGCGGAGGACAGGAACCGGCTGGAGCGGGGCGGGCTGCTGCCGCTCTCCGTCGAAGAGGGCCTGGCGCTCTTCGACGCGGCCCTCGCCGAGGAGCTGGAGCGTCGTGCCGAGCCGCTGCTCGTGTCCGCCCGCGTCGACACGGATGCGTTGCGTGCCCTGTCCTCGCGTGCGCCCCTGCCTTCTCTGTGGCATGCCCTCGTCCGTCCGAGGGTCAGGCCGCGTCGCTCCTCGGCGGCCAACGGCAGCTCCGAGTCCGACCTCAGGACCCGGTGGTCAAGTCTGGGCTCCGACGATCGGGAGAAGGCTCTTCTCGATCTGGTGCGCGGGGAGGTCGCGTCGGTACTCGGCCATGTCTCGCTCGAAGCTGTCGGTGGCGACCGGGCGTTCACGGAACTCGGATTCGACTCGCTGACCGCGGTCGAGCTGAGGAACAGACTTGAGCGGGCCACCGGCCTGAAGTTGTCCGCCACGGTGGTCTTCGACCAGCCGACACCGCCTGCGCTCACCAGCTTCCTGCACAGTGCGCTCGATCGCCTCCACGCCGCGCACGAGGAGGAGGACGCTTCCGGCTCCCCGGCCACGGATGACGGCTTCGCGTCGAAGGACTCCACGGTAGGCGGGCTCGACACGCTCGGGGAGATGTTCCGTCAGGCCTGCTCGGCGGACCGGATCGAGGAGGGCATGGAACTGGTCCGACTCGCCTCGCACTTCCGAACCACGTTCGAGGCACTGGCCCAGCTCGAACAGCGTCCCCATCCGGTTCCGCTGGCGCGCGGGACGCGCGATCCACTGCTGATCTGCTTTCCCGCTGTGGTGGCGATGTCGGGGGCCCATCAGTACGCGCGCTTCGCGGCGGCGCTGCGTGACTCGCGCGACACCGTCGTCCTGCCGCAGCCCGGCTTCCTTGACGGCGAGTTGCTTCCGGGCAGCATCGAAGCACTGGTGGACATGCAGGCCCGAGCCGCACTTGAGTACGCGGACGGCGCGCCGTTCGCCGTCCTCGGCTACTCCTCCGGAGGGTGGATCGCGCACGCGGTCGCCGACCGTCTTGAGAAGATGGGGCATCCGGCGCGCGCCGCCGTCATGGTGGACACCTATCTGGCGCACGAGATGACCCCTCGCCTCCAAAAGGCCTTCACCCAGGGCCTGTTCGCCCGGCGTGAGCAGTTCGTGTCCATGGACCACGTGTCACTGACGGCCATGGCCGGCTATTTCGAGGTGTTCGGCGCCTGGGAACCTCGTCCGCTGTCCACTCCCACCCTGTTCGTCCGTGCCGCCAACGCGTTGCCCGACTCCGACGGCAGCCCCTTGGCGGACGCGGACTGGGGCCCGACGTGGTCGCCTGTCGACGCGTCCCTCAAGACACCGGGCGACCACTTCACCGTCATGGAGGAACACGCGGACAGTACGGCGCGAGCCGTCGACGAGTGGTTCATCGGCCTCGACGCCCCGGGCTCCGGTACCGGGGCGTGA